The Vespula vulgaris chromosome 2, iyVesVulg1.1, whole genome shotgun sequence genome has a segment encoding these proteins:
- the LOC127073132 gene encoding protein FRG1 homolog, with protein MSEYDRVRTGKLVLKGEKIRSKKRKSKKEETRENVTIDNEDTKIHGGWWKTNSPKEITGTVAIEFGKQTYVKALDNGLFTLGAPHSDGEGPCPEEILTAFRISDNLIALKSGYGKYLGVDKNGVVVGRSDAVGAIEQWEPIFQDDKLAILSNTTGNFISITDEDDVICQSKTAGSLEYVTIRSIIERDNKPNKDIPKEEVGSLADVEVNYVRKFQKFQDKKLRINKEDRSALEKAKTDGNLHEALLDRRSKMKADRYCK; from the exons atgtcTGAATATGATAGAGTGAGGACAGGGAAACTTGTtttaaagggagaaaaaataag GTCAAAGAAACggaaatcgaaaaaagaagaaactaggGAAAACGTTACAATTGATAATGAAGATACCAAGATtcatg GTGGATGGTGGAAAACAAATAGTCCAAAAGAAATTACAGGTACAGTAGCTATTGAATTTGGAAAACAAACCTATGTAAAGGCTCTTGACAATGGGCTTTTTACGCTTGGAGCTCCTCATTCAGATGGAGAAGGTCCTTGTCCAGAAGAAATTTTAACAGCATTTCGTATAAGTGATAATTTAATAGCTTTAAAGTCTGGATATGGTAAATATCTTGGTGTTGACAAAAATGGTGTTGTTGTGGGACGCAGTGATGCAGTAGGTGCAATTGAACAATGGGAACCAATTTTTCAA GATGATAAACTTGCTATATTGAGTAATACAACgggaaatttcatttcaataacTGACGAAGATGATGTTATTTGTCAAAGTAAAACAGCTGGTTCATTAGAATATGTTACTATAAGAAGTATAATAGAACGTGACAATAAACCTAATAAAGATATTccaaaagaagaagtaggtTCTCTAGCTGATGTAGAAGTAAATTATGT GcgtaaatttcaaaaattccaagataaaaaattaagaataaataaagaagatcgaTCTGCCTTAGAAAAAGCTAAAACAGATGGAAATTTACACGAAGCGTTATTAGATCGAAGAAGTAAAATGAAAGCTGATCGTTactgtaaataa
- the LOC127073127 gene encoding centrosome-associated zinc finger protein CP190 isoform X2 has protein sequence MQATTNRDKSLPSRGLKQVKVDNWGTFFLQRLQQLYFEEELLDLTIKFPTSDITVQAHRLVITTCTDYFMQLERQLKEKDENFDGVIIMPPDMPYECVKSIISFMYTGQLEYWTSEQHALYRTAQKMKMTVLTKLLDAQFNTTALQTNRPVKSNTPIISKSTTLSTEGTVTTSTSTLSAQPLPGRKLPIWKRKLELPPTLPMANYELRGSAQKSTEITAGPSRFDLPEAEDFALGVFSSFDDITYNTKPIVQASGKYKRDSSSLSLKCSPDRDIKNDSTEDEEDDTQLHEKDPKEVNSDDDWTISNTSERSQDAQPTAKRVRFDLEEKENLEKSSSCHTNTDDSINNHAKIIREVLKKYPHLIRNNKNIRLKIMQKEAKSTETSAPCKTKVSYVVLKSDHLMSSNNGDENDSKCNGNVDGGETGPWKCNKCDLDEEYTNYYMYRRHMQDVHEEKFDPRVCEHCGYKATKRNILMYHLYTKHNVPPPKSMCFPKCQACSYVALSETLLVRHQINHNHRPTSRHHTSTFEVIQCLQCSQVFKDITDLTTHEINTGHGNHVEGREKGYRCPHCSKTFVRVTNLQVHIDCSHKDLRDSETATPAPPISLEPSSEAEALSHVASGIATSLGVGDSVSPETQEVENQSEYIVPEITDISQTTTYHAHEFEGQQMIMLINNDNYQQQDENDHHQQPQQLDISGNEQIVMQEITQEPEEIVEEVVEEVEEAVMEEEVQDERSELIDESNSHQMEDGIQYVEEQTEIVEYDEEQCTEDRNRLEESQESVMIIEEEHVEGDDEVTDEVADKDSNEQQSPEARDFATEWDEYSRDAIE, from the exons ATGCAGGCAACAACAAATCGAGATAAATCACTCCCTTCTCGAGGGTTGAAGCAAGTAAAAGTGGATAATTGGGGAACTTTCTTTCTGCAGAGACTTCAACAGCTTTATTTTGAAGAAGAATTACTTgatttaacaattaaatttcCAACTAGTGATATTACTGTACAG GCACATCGCTTAGTGATCACGACATGTACAGATTACTTTATGCAATTGGAACGtcagttaaaagaaaaagatgaaaattttgaTGGAGTTATTATTATGCCACCAGATATGCCTTATGAGTGTGTTAAGTCTATCATaag ttttatgtATACTGGACAATTGGAATACTGGACTTCTGAACAACATGCATTATATCGTACTgcacaaaaaatgaaaatgacagTTTTGACTAAGCTGCTTGATGCTCAGTTTAATACAACTGCATTACAAACAAATAGACCAGTAAAATCAAATACtccaattatttcaaaatccaCAACATTGTCAACTGAAGGAACAGTAACTACAAGTACATCAACACTTTCTGCTCAACCATTACCTGGGAGaaa GCTTCCaatttggaaaagaaaattagaattacCTCCTACATTACCAATGGCAAATTACGAATTACGTGGTTCGGCACAGAAATCTACAGAAATCACTGCTGGGCCATCCCGATTTGATCTGCCTGAAGCAGAAGATTTTGCTCTTGGAGTTTTTTCCTCATTTGatgatattacatataatacaaaacCCATTGTTCAAGCATCAggaaaatacaaaagagatAGTTCATCACTTTCTCTTAAATGCTCTCCTGACAGAGATATCAAGAATGATTCAacagaagatgaagaagatgacaCTCAATTACATGAAAAAGATCCTAAAGAAGTAAATTCAGATGATGATTGGACAATATCAAATACATCAGAACGATCTCAAGATGCACAACCAACAGCAAAAAGAGTAAGATTCGatcttgaagaaaaagaaaacttggaGAAATCTTCATCTTGTCACACAAACACGGACGATTCTATTAACAATCATGCAAAAATAATCAGGGAAGTGCTCAAAAAATATCCGCATttgattagaaataataaaaatatacgtttAAAGATAATGCAAAAAGAAGCGAAATCCACAGAAACTAGTGCTCCTTGTAAAACAAAAGTTTCCTATGTGGTATTGAAATCTGATCACTTGATGTCTAGCAATAATGGAGATGAGAATGATTCAAAGTGTAACGGTAACGTAGATGGTGGTGAGACTGGACCATGGAAATGCAATAAATGCGATTTAGATGAAGAGTATacgaattattatatgtatagaagACACATGCAAGATGTGCATGAAGAAAAGTTCGATCCAAGAGTTTGCGAGCACTGTGGCTATAAAGcaacaaaacgaaatattttaatgtatcATCTTTATACAAAACACAATGTGCCTCCACCAAAGAGCATGTGTTTCCCAAAATGTCAAGCATGTTCATATGTGGCTCTTTCTGAAACTCTACTTGTGAGACatcaaataaatcataatcATCGTCCTACATCCCGGCATCATACTTCGACTTTTGAAGTAATTCAGTGTTTACAATGTTCTCAAGTTTTTAAGGATATTACTGATCTTACAACACATGAAATCAATACTGGACATGGTAATCATgtggaaggaagagaaaaaggatatcGTTGTCCTCACTGTAGCAAAACTTTCGTACGTGTTACGAACTTGCAAGTTCATATCGACTGTTCTCACAAAGATCTACGAGATTCTGAAACGGCGACTCCTGCTCCTCCGATTTCTTTAGAACCATCTTCGGAGGCAGAAGCTCTTAGTCACGTAGCAAGTGGGATAGCGACATCACTCGGAGTTGGAGATAGCGTATCGCCAGAAACGCAAGAAGTAGAGAATCAATCTGAATACATAGTACCGGAAATAACTGATATTTCACAAACTACAACCTATCACGCTCATGAATTCGAAGGTCAACAGATGATCATGttgattaataatgataattatcaaCAACAGGACGAGAATGATCATCATCAACAACCGCAACAATTGGATATTTCTGGAAATGAACAGATTGTAATGCAAG AGATTACACAGGAGCCAGAGGAAATAGTCGAGGAAGTTGTAGAGGAAGTGGAAGAGGCAGTaatggaagaagaagtacAAGATGAAAGATCTGAGCTTATAGATGAGAGTAATTCTCATCAGATGGAAGACGGTATTCAGTATGTTGAAGAACAAACTGAGATAGTTGAATATGACGAGGAACAATGTAccgaagatagaaatagactAGAAGAATCACAGGAATCTGTTATGATTATTGAAGAGGAACATGTGGAAGGAGATGACGAAGTTACTGATGAAGTTGCTGATAAAGATAGTAATGAACAGCAATCGCCAGAAGCAAGAGATTTTGCAACTGAATGGGATGAGTATAGTAGAGATGCAATTGAATGA
- the LOC127061806 gene encoding titin homolog — translation MDNYCAPQWVDFTSSPQVPSDDYFEKYHEIYEPKLCTKIINQSTESAKEVSEIIETPKKSVQSENRYFIKSMSTENLQTEIDSLKNTPIKVIYPSPYNNSKQKIMKQVSYENILNEAMQNVQLCEDLCNDKKNTDVSSTEDIFKKPIPIKSKTSKPVKIREIDNNSVLVSTNKQMQDIARNILEEETKNVSLSSINMFKPDTSSSIKVMKDCSKTSKIDDHLKCNIPQNNNLKNDHSKIKLNNKHLKLKPSDLKQQSSVIQKCSTTKINTHNRPVVTLSQKDQDKSKFKQVEKNQSKTKFVRCNNSADSLALHDKITQKNIRVAKADTTVKVKQTQKPYSSFSKEEKTFCQKNSASKKMVTTIVGNTGSEIIIKKEKILFFDIPIHTKQKKITCPVPFSFEHRDKIKKQLKLDQSESKCNKSKSVPNLKLLDISHKIPSKLFDTRKKALMSSCSNKEINDKNKDSKQFEGNKKSSTAYIHSLPSNKLMKTINPMKNKIEKKKTQDGQNKKDTNQAKKSLASISCKNIQSNTNLKVKKQEIIQINKKCIEKENRQPNINVSVINNSTLKHSKDVKVKSTAFKTNVEEREKQRRVLEDKMKQKKVLQVEKLKKEKEEKEANEKLEIAKLRKQAEIKARPMPIYKPLIRVKSTKPLTKPQSPAWSSKRRVKSTL, via the coding sequence aTGGATAATTATTGTGCTCCACAATGGGTAGATTTTACATCTAGTCCACAAGTACCATCTGatgattattttgaaaaatatcatgaAATTTATGAACCTAAATTATgtactaaaataattaatcagaGTACTGAATCAGCTAAGGAGGTATCTGAAATTATTGAAACACCCAAAAAATCTGTGCAATcagaaaatagatattttataaaatctatgtCTACTGAAAATTTACAAACAGAAATAGATAGTCTCAAGAATACAccaataaaagtaatatatccTTCAccatataataatagtaaacagaaaattatgaaacaaGTGAGTTATGAAAATATCTTGAATGAAGCTATGCAAAATGTTCAACTTTGTGAAGATTTatgtaatgataaaaagaatacagATGTATCATCAACAGaagatatatttaagaaaCCAATACcaattaaaagtaaaacttCCAAGCCTGTGAAGATTCGTGAAATAGACAATAATTCTGTATTGGTTTCAACCAATAAACAAATGCAAGACATTGCAAGAAATATACTtgaggaagaaacaaaaaatgtatcttTATCTAGCATTAATATGTTTAAACCAGACACAAGTTCATCAATAAAAGTTATGAAAGATTGTAGTAAGACATCAAAAATTGATGATCATTTGAAATGTAACATACCACAAAATAATAACTTGAAAAATGatcattctaaaataaaattaaataacaaacatTTGAAATTGAAGCCTTCTGATTTGAAACAACAATCTTCTGTGATACAAAAATGTTCAACTACAAAGATAAATACACATAATAGACCTGTTGTAACTCTTAGTCAGAAAGATCAAGACAAATCAAAATTTAagcaagtagaaaaaaatcaatcaaaaacaaaatttgtgCGATGTAATAACTCTGCAGATTCCTTAGCTTTACATGATAAAATTAcacagaaaaatattagagTTGCAAAGGCAGATACTACagtaaaagtaaaacaaacTCAGAaaccttattcttctttttccaaagaagaaaaaacattttgtcAAAAGAACAGTGCATCAAAAAAAATGGTTACTACAATTGTAGGTAATACTGGATCagagattataattaaaaaagaaaaaattttattttttgatattcctATACATACTAAGCAAAAGAAGATTACATGTCCAGTACCCTTCAGTTTTGAACATcgcgataaaattaaaaagcaaTTAAAACTAGATCAATCAGAATCCAAATGCAATAAATCAAAATCAGTTCCTAATCTAAAATTGTTAGATATATCTCATAAAATTCCGAGTAAGTTGTttgatacaagaaaaaaagctcTCATGAGTTCTTGTagtaacaaagaaattaatgacaaaaataaagatagtaaACAAtttgaaggaaataaaaaaagtagtaCTGCTTACATACATTCATTGCCCTCAAATAAACTAATGAAGACTATTAatccaatgaaaaataaaattgagaaaaagaaaactcaagATGGTCAGAATAAGAAGGATACAAATCAGGCAAAAAAATCACTTGCATCTAtttcttgtaaaaatattcaaagtaatacaaatttaaaagttaaaaaacaggagataatacaaataaataaaaaatgtattgagaaagaaaataggcAACCTAATATTAATGTGtctgttataaataatagtacTTTAAAACATAGCAAAGATGTTAAGGTAAAAAGTACTGCATTTAAAACAAATgtcgaggagagagaaaaacaacgaCGTGTATTGGAAGATAAAATGAAGCAAAAGAAAGTTTTACAAGTGGAGAagcttaaaaaagaaaaagaagaaaaggaagcaaatgaaaaattgGAAATAGCAAAGCTTCGAAAGCAAGCTGAGATAAAAGCTAGACCAATGCCAATATATAAACCACTTATTCGTGTTAAGTCTACAAAACCCTTAACTAAACCACAAAGTCCAGCATGGTCAAGTAAGAGGAGAGTAAAGTCAActttatag
- the LOC127073127 gene encoding centrosome-associated zinc finger protein CP190 isoform X1, with amino-acid sequence MQATTNRDKSLPSRGLKQVKVDNWGTFFLQRLQQLYFEEELLDLTIKFPTSDITVQAHRLVITTCTDYFMQLERQLKEKDENFDGVIIMPPDMPYECVKSIISFMYTGQLEYWTSEQHALYRTAQKMKMTVLTKLLDAQFNTTALQTNRPVKSNTPIISKSTTLSTEGTVTTSTSTLSAQPLPGRKLPIWKRKLELPPTLPMANYELRGSAQKSTEITAGPSRFDLPEAEDFALGVFSSFDDITYNTKPIVQASGKYKRDSSSLSLKCSPDRDIKNDSTEDEEDDTQLHEKDPKEVNSDDDWTISNTSERSQDAQPTAKRVRFDLEEKENLEKSSSCHTNTDDSINNHAKIIREVLKKYPHLIRNNKNIRLKIMQKEAKSTETSAPCKTKVSYVVLKSDHLMSSNNGDENDSKCNGNVDGGETGPWKCNKCDLDEEYTNYYMYRRHMQDVHEEKFDPRVCEHCGYKATKRNILMYHLYTKHNVPPPKSMCFPKCQACSYVALSETLLVRHQINHNHRPTSRHHTSTFEVIQCLQCSQVFKDITDLTTHEINTGHGNHVEGREKGYRCPHCSKTFVRVTNLQVHIDCSHKDLRDSETATPAPPISLEPSSEAEALSHVASGIATSLGVGDSVSPETQEVENQSEYIVPEITDISQTTTYHAHEFEGQQMIMLINNDNYQQQDENDHHQQPQQLDISGNEQIVMQGTEDGMIVYIHDNDETDRQTYNDYQSIEITQEPEEIVEEVVEEVEEAVMEEEVQDERSELIDESNSHQMEDGIQYVEEQTEIVEYDEEQCTEDRNRLEESQESVMIIEEEHVEGDDEVTDEVADKDSNEQQSPEARDFATEWDEYSRDAIE; translated from the exons ATGCAGGCAACAACAAATCGAGATAAATCACTCCCTTCTCGAGGGTTGAAGCAAGTAAAAGTGGATAATTGGGGAACTTTCTTTCTGCAGAGACTTCAACAGCTTTATTTTGAAGAAGAATTACTTgatttaacaattaaatttcCAACTAGTGATATTACTGTACAG GCACATCGCTTAGTGATCACGACATGTACAGATTACTTTATGCAATTGGAACGtcagttaaaagaaaaagatgaaaattttgaTGGAGTTATTATTATGCCACCAGATATGCCTTATGAGTGTGTTAAGTCTATCATaag ttttatgtATACTGGACAATTGGAATACTGGACTTCTGAACAACATGCATTATATCGTACTgcacaaaaaatgaaaatgacagTTTTGACTAAGCTGCTTGATGCTCAGTTTAATACAACTGCATTACAAACAAATAGACCAGTAAAATCAAATACtccaattatttcaaaatccaCAACATTGTCAACTGAAGGAACAGTAACTACAAGTACATCAACACTTTCTGCTCAACCATTACCTGGGAGaaa GCTTCCaatttggaaaagaaaattagaattacCTCCTACATTACCAATGGCAAATTACGAATTACGTGGTTCGGCACAGAAATCTACAGAAATCACTGCTGGGCCATCCCGATTTGATCTGCCTGAAGCAGAAGATTTTGCTCTTGGAGTTTTTTCCTCATTTGatgatattacatataatacaaaacCCATTGTTCAAGCATCAggaaaatacaaaagagatAGTTCATCACTTTCTCTTAAATGCTCTCCTGACAGAGATATCAAGAATGATTCAacagaagatgaagaagatgacaCTCAATTACATGAAAAAGATCCTAAAGAAGTAAATTCAGATGATGATTGGACAATATCAAATACATCAGAACGATCTCAAGATGCACAACCAACAGCAAAAAGAGTAAGATTCGatcttgaagaaaaagaaaacttggaGAAATCTTCATCTTGTCACACAAACACGGACGATTCTATTAACAATCATGCAAAAATAATCAGGGAAGTGCTCAAAAAATATCCGCATttgattagaaataataaaaatatacgtttAAAGATAATGCAAAAAGAAGCGAAATCCACAGAAACTAGTGCTCCTTGTAAAACAAAAGTTTCCTATGTGGTATTGAAATCTGATCACTTGATGTCTAGCAATAATGGAGATGAGAATGATTCAAAGTGTAACGGTAACGTAGATGGTGGTGAGACTGGACCATGGAAATGCAATAAATGCGATTTAGATGAAGAGTATacgaattattatatgtatagaagACACATGCAAGATGTGCATGAAGAAAAGTTCGATCCAAGAGTTTGCGAGCACTGTGGCTATAAAGcaacaaaacgaaatattttaatgtatcATCTTTATACAAAACACAATGTGCCTCCACCAAAGAGCATGTGTTTCCCAAAATGTCAAGCATGTTCATATGTGGCTCTTTCTGAAACTCTACTTGTGAGACatcaaataaatcataatcATCGTCCTACATCCCGGCATCATACTTCGACTTTTGAAGTAATTCAGTGTTTACAATGTTCTCAAGTTTTTAAGGATATTACTGATCTTACAACACATGAAATCAATACTGGACATGGTAATCATgtggaaggaagagaaaaaggatatcGTTGTCCTCACTGTAGCAAAACTTTCGTACGTGTTACGAACTTGCAAGTTCATATCGACTGTTCTCACAAAGATCTACGAGATTCTGAAACGGCGACTCCTGCTCCTCCGATTTCTTTAGAACCATCTTCGGAGGCAGAAGCTCTTAGTCACGTAGCAAGTGGGATAGCGACATCACTCGGAGTTGGAGATAGCGTATCGCCAGAAACGCAAGAAGTAGAGAATCAATCTGAATACATAGTACCGGAAATAACTGATATTTCACAAACTACAACCTATCACGCTCATGAATTCGAAGGTCAACAGATGATCATGttgattaataatgataattatcaaCAACAGGACGAGAATGATCATCATCAACAACCGCAACAATTGGATATTTCTGGAAATGAACAGATTGTAATGCAAGGTACGGAAGATGGGATGATCGTGTACATTCACGATAATGatgagacagacagacaaacataTAATGATTATCAATCTATAGAGATTACACAGGAGCCAGAGGAAATAGTCGAGGAAGTTGTAGAGGAAGTGGAAGAGGCAGTaatggaagaagaagtacAAGATGAAAGATCTGAGCTTATAGATGAGAGTAATTCTCATCAGATGGAAGACGGTATTCAGTATGTTGAAGAACAAACTGAGATAGTTGAATATGACGAGGAACAATGTAccgaagatagaaatagactAGAAGAATCACAGGAATCTGTTATGATTATTGAAGAGGAACATGTGGAAGGAGATGACGAAGTTACTGATGAAGTTGCTGATAAAGATAGTAATGAACAGCAATCGCCAGAAGCAAGAGATTTTGCAACTGAATGGGATGAGTATAGTAGAGATGCAATTGAATGA